Proteins from a single region of Sneathiella aquimaris:
- a CDS encoding ATP-binding protein — protein sequence MSRQEKHWHRPAMLEILQDVSPVQETMLCRDVAEFFRQRETVRGVAVLRSGVPVGVISRDELIIKMATQYGHAVYGKRPVSELMDTNPLIVDVQAPLDDVERCIANGYPQALLSGFVIIRDGLYLGMGTGLSLLRAGVERTRVRNADLVKISQQAQQANQMKTQFLANMSHELRTPLNAVIGFSELIASEAYGKLEEPRYKDYAQDILDSGRHLLSMINDILDMSKIEAGRYELQENSVDLNRLTANVVKMCHVLAVEKGVHLGCQCKIGTPILRADERAFKQMLLNLISNAIKYTPPGGTVLVECQELQSGDLQIDVIDTGVGIPKAMTSKMLEPFAQAGTDINNKTQGTGLGLPIVKALAELHQVSFQLISEADAGTTARLVVPQSRVEWHYLTSAASAGVLPPKAAVISCAN from the coding sequence ATGAGTAGGCAAGAAAAACACTGGCACCGGCCCGCAATGCTGGAAATCCTGCAGGATGTTTCGCCAGTACAGGAAACGATGCTATGTCGGGATGTGGCTGAGTTTTTCCGTCAACGCGAAACCGTTCGCGGTGTGGCGGTGTTACGTTCTGGGGTTCCAGTGGGGGTCATTTCCAGAGACGAGCTGATCATAAAAATGGCCACCCAATATGGTCACGCTGTTTATGGGAAACGGCCGGTAAGTGAACTCATGGATACCAATCCATTGATTGTCGATGTGCAGGCCCCGCTGGATGATGTGGAAAGGTGTATTGCGAACGGGTATCCGCAAGCCCTTTTATCAGGTTTCGTTATTATCAGGGATGGCTTGTATCTAGGGATGGGAACCGGTCTGTCTTTGTTGCGAGCCGGGGTGGAAAGAACGCGTGTCAGAAATGCGGATCTTGTCAAAATCAGTCAACAGGCACAACAGGCCAATCAGATGAAAACCCAGTTCTTGGCAAATATGAGTCACGAGCTGCGAACGCCGCTGAATGCGGTTATTGGTTTTTCTGAACTGATCGCCTCTGAAGCCTACGGTAAATTAGAAGAGCCGCGATATAAGGACTATGCACAGGATATTCTGGACAGTGGACGTCATCTTCTTTCCATGATTAACGATATTCTGGATATGTCCAAGATCGAAGCGGGGCGTTATGAGCTTCAGGAAAATTCAGTTGATCTGAACCGTCTAACCGCGAACGTGGTCAAGATGTGCCATGTTCTGGCAGTGGAAAAAGGCGTTCATCTGGGTTGCCAGTGTAAGATAGGGACGCCGATTTTACGGGCAGATGAAAGAGCCTTTAAACAGATGCTGTTGAACCTGATTTCAAACGCGATAAAATATACGCCGCCGGGCGGGACGGTTCTTGTTGAGTGTCAGGAGCTGCAAAGCGGCGATTTGCAAATCGACGTGATTGATACCGGCGTGGGGATCCCCAAAGCCATGACTTCCAAGATGCTGGAGCCATTTGCACAGGCTGGAACGGACATCAATAACAAAACCCAGGGTACCGGATTAGGATTGCCAATTGTGAAAGCGTTGGCAGAGTTGCACCAGGTCTCGTTTCAGTTGATCAGCGAGGCGGATGCCGGAACGACAGCTCGCCTCGTCGTGCCGCAATCACGGGTGGAATGGCATTATTTAACGTCTGCCGCGTCCGCCGGTGTCCTGCCGCCCAAAGCCGCGGTGATTTCTTGCGCAAATTGA